One Syntrophorhabdaceae bacterium genomic region harbors:
- the rplJ gene encoding 50S ribosomal protein L10, whose product MERQKKTKVVEELGSRLKELDCLFLADYSGMNVAQVTKLRRELRNVGTEFTVVKNTLLRIASKGTKAEALYDKFDGPNAIICTNTDPIGPAKVIAGLAKEMPNLKMKAGYIGNRAITAEEIQKLATLPSREALLGKFVGLLKGQPTRLVYALSGNLNKLMLVLNSIKAQKEQA is encoded by the coding sequence TTGGAACGGCAAAAGAAAACAAAGGTTGTTGAGGAACTGGGATCAAGGCTGAAAGAGCTCGATTGCCTTTTCCTGGCGGACTACAGCGGTATGAATGTAGCGCAGGTGACGAAGCTCAGAAGAGAACTGCGAAATGTCGGCACCGAATTCACAGTTGTCAAGAACACTCTTCTGAGAATAGCGTCAAAGGGTACAAAAGCAGAAGCTCTTTACGACAAGTTTGATGGTCCCAACGCGATCATCTGCACCAACACGGACCCGATTGGCCCGGCGAAGGTCATTGCCGGCCTGGCTAAAGAGATGCCCAACCTGAAGATGAAGGCTGGATACATCGGCAACCGTGCGATCACGGCGGAAGAGATCCAGAAATTGGCGACGCTTCCGTCGAGAGAAGCATTGCTCGGCAAGTTCGTCGGTCTTCTCAAGGGCCAGCCGACGCGTCTCGTCTATGCATTGTCGGGAAATCTGAATAAGCTTATGCTCGTGCTTAATTCTATCAAGGCACAAAAAGAACAGGCATGA
- the rplL gene encoding 50S ribosomal protein L7/L12, whose protein sequence is MSISREEVIQFIENMTVLELSEFVKELEDKFGVQAAMPMMAAGMGAGAAAAPAAEAAEEKTEFNVTLTGYEAEKKIQVIKVVRAITGLGLKEAKDLVEGVPKAVKEAVSKDEAANIKKQLEEVSGQVKVD, encoded by the coding sequence ATGAGTATTTCACGGGAAGAAGTTATCCAGTTTATTGAAAATATGACCGTACTCGAACTCTCCGAGTTCGTCAAGGAGTTGGAAGACAAATTCGGCGTACAGGCAGCGATGCCCATGATGGCCGCAGGAATGGGCGCCGGAGCCGCAGCGGCTCCCGCCGCGGAGGCCGCGGAGGAGAAGACCGAATTCAACGTTACCCTCACGGGATACGAAGCAGAGAAGAAGATCCAGGTTATCAAAGTCGTCCGTGCCATCACGGGCCTCGGACTCAAGGAAGCAAAGGATCTGGTTGAAGGAGTGCCGAAAGCGGTTAAAGAAGCTGTCTCCAAAGACGAAGCTGCCAACATTAAGAAACAGCTTGAAGAAGTCAGCGGACAGGTTAAGGTTGATTAA
- the rplK gene encoding 50S ribosomal protein L11, giving the protein MAKKVIALVKLQLQAGQATPSPPVGPALGQHGVNIMEFCKAFNERTKSQEGTIIPALITIFSDRTFTFVTKTPPASFLIKKAAKLAKGAHAPRKETVGSITKSSVQEIAQLKMVDLNAKDLEGAMKIIEGSVRSMGLEVVEG; this is encoded by the coding sequence ATGGCAAAGAAAGTTATCGCATTGGTAAAACTCCAGCTACAGGCTGGTCAGGCGACCCCGTCGCCCCCTGTCGGTCCTGCACTCGGCCAGCATGGCGTTAATATCATGGAGTTCTGCAAGGCTTTCAATGAAAGGACCAAGAGCCAGGAGGGGACGATCATCCCGGCCCTGATCACGATATTTTCGGACAGGACCTTCACCTTTGTGACGAAGACGCCTCCGGCGTCATTTCTCATAAAGAAGGCAGCGAAGCTGGCAAAGGGCGCCCATGCCCCGAGGAAGGAAACGGTAGGTTCGATAACGAAGTCTTCAGTCCAGGAGATCGCACAGCTTAAGATGGTCGATCTCAACGCCAAGGACCTTGAAGGCGCTATGAAGATCATCGAAGGTTCGGTGAGAAGCATGGGTCTCGAGGTTGTCGAAGGGTGA
- the rplA gene encoding 50S ribosomal protein L1, translated as MALAKKYVEARTKIDREKRYEIDEAMELLPQVCYAKFDETVELALRLGVDPRHADQMVRGSVALPNGLGKSVRVLVFAKGEKEKEAQDAGADTVGAEDLIEKIQKGWMDFDKAIATPDVMGMVSKLGKILGPRGLMPNPKVGTVTFDIAKTVKEMKAGRVEFRVDKAGNLHVPVGKISFGKEKLLENLKSLLDAVIRLKPPTSKGTYVKGMAISTTMSPGIKIDPSYARSLTK; from the coding sequence ATGGCACTTGCAAAAAAATATGTCGAAGCGAGGACGAAGATCGATCGCGAAAAACGTTATGAAATCGACGAGGCAATGGAACTTTTGCCTCAGGTCTGCTACGCGAAGTTCGATGAGACCGTGGAGCTTGCACTGAGATTGGGAGTGGACCCCCGCCACGCTGATCAGATGGTCCGTGGCAGCGTCGCTCTTCCCAACGGGCTTGGTAAGTCGGTCCGGGTCCTGGTGTTTGCAAAGGGCGAAAAGGAAAAAGAGGCCCAGGATGCAGGCGCGGATACAGTCGGGGCCGAGGATCTGATCGAAAAGATCCAGAAGGGATGGATGGATTTCGATAAAGCCATCGCAACTCCCGATGTCATGGGAATGGTCAGTAAATTGGGAAAGATACTGGGGCCAAGGGGTCTTATGCCTAACCCCAAGGTTGGCACGGTGACATTCGATATCGCAAAAACCGTGAAGGAAATGAAGGCCGGCCGGGTCGAGTTCAGAGTAGACAAGGCAGGCAACCTCCATGTCCCCGTTGGAAAGATAAGTTTCGGGAAAGAGAAACTTCTTGAAAACCTCAAGTCACTCCTCGATGCGGTTATAAGGCTCAAACCGCCCACAAGCAAAGGAACGTATGTAAAGGGAATGGCGATCAGTACCACGATGAGCCCTGGTATAAAGATCGACCCTTCTTATGCGCGAAGCCTGACGAAATAG